aacaaaaacatatcaCCGACCTAGTAGAGAATACGTAGTAGGCACTGattctgtatttaattttataataaagccGAAAACTAaccaatcttttttttatttttattttaagtacaaCATCATTTTGCCacttattttacaaatgaaatctCAACAGAATAAaacgagaaatttttaaacgtaGATAAGAGTTCTACTTGAATCTCTACTTAATGTAGCTTGtctaaaaatctttttaagtttatccaaccggtaaaaaaattatttattatgtaaacacaaaaaaatagtatatcaGATAACTTAGCACTTTTTTAAGTGTTTGCCATAgcaaaacatatttcataaaatatgtttaaactatatttaatctCAAGTTACTTAAAACGTGTACAAGAGCAATTTAAAGGAATACCTAGTAAccttatcaataaatttacattgaaattgATAGCTGATTTCACAAAAAACCAATCCACAGTGCAGATAATTACTTTGACATAGAAACAGCCAATTGCATTtagataatacaaaataacgcgactataaaatttaaatagaacagTAATTATATAACCTTATTACACTTTCTCTTCCTGaagggtaaataaaaaattcctcAGTATCAAATACgcatgataattaaaattagacGTTCAAGactatgaaaatttcaattccaaaaaaattaatggaaaatacattttaaattaagaaattgaCATTTTGACTGAATtgacaacaattttaattaaacctgTTCATatcaagtaataataattcgaCTGAATTGACGACAAGTAATCCCAAAAAAAGATAATCTCATGCAATTGAAATAGACACACTTGAtgataaagattttatactCGACGttctataaatttcaattacaaaacaTCGTATTTGCAATGGCTATttcaaaatcacaaaaaaggtagtgaggcgggattcgaacccgaaTCCCTCACCGTTcaatttaatgctataaaacttaaaatgatcacaatattaaaagaaaacacgCACAAAACAACACAGTTTGTTGGTTTGTGCGTGTTTTCACACAATACTTACAAAACAGTCGCCAGCTGAGCGAAACCCAGGTGCATGCCGTTCATCTGGCAGATGAAAACGCTGGCCACCGCCAGGAACAGAGCGGTGCCGTCCATGTTGATGTTGCAGCCGATGGGCAGCACGAAGCGCGTGATGCGCGGGTCCACGTGCAGGGGCCCCTCCATGGCGCGGAACGTTATCGGCAGCGCGGCTGCACTACACACCGATATTTTTATCGAATTGGGGGCATTTGAGAGGTTTATGCGTGGCATTTCTGAATtatgcatgaaagagcaacaaacatacacacatccttacaaactttcgcacttataatattagtaggaagtaggattgaAGAATAAGGGCGAAGAGTGGTTTGTATAAAAGCCATGCTGTCTATATGAATTTTGCAGCCGATGAGTAACACGAAGCGTGTGATAGGGGGTCAacatgcatatattttttaaatttggagcATTTGGAAGCTTTAGGTATACGTGAAATTTCTGAATTATGTAGGAAAATATGGGAAAAagacttatttaaatgtttaaaacaatacgACAGAacaataacacataaataaatagcttgaTGGCGTAggttaatatatactttattatttggGAAACTGCTCTCGCTAAGCTTGTTGTCTTGTAGTTCCTGGAGCGCCCAGAATAGTGCAATGCAATGCAAATTAGTGAGGTATTATATacagtttttcaatttaattccaCTTCATTATGCATAAAAATGAACAAAGTACAAGTGATTAATTTATTCGCTAAATCTATGTTATTAGCAAAGGTGCCCTACTAGAACTTTTGACCATTTCAGGCGAGTTTTATAGCCTTGTTAgtcataaagaaaataatttggaTAACCAGACTTATTACATACTTtcattatcaaaaaattataatttagacttcactaaaacataaaattatccaATTAAATTAGCATATAAAcgtttacatttacataatacaaattatatagataatgtgccttgtattatataaattaagcaaTTAACATTCAATTTGATTGTGTGATGCGAttgatacattaatattttaattaggtaTTTTCTGAAATTCTGCTCGAAAAGTTGTGTTGATTCCacaatttataacttaagaacatctaaaccgattttcataatttttattttttatgatgattttattaatttaactttgatttaaaatctaataataaaaatgttaatatttttatccatTGAAAGCTGGGATTCTAAAAAGGTTTTCTAAGGAAAGTTAACTCACGTAGACGCAGTAGCCGATGCCGTGAGCATAGCGTGAGATAATCCCCAATAGAACTTGTATGGATTCCGTCTTAGGAACAGAAAATACAGCAGTTGCATCACGATCAGTTGATACAGAAACACCCCGATAGCCACTGTAGCTATAAACCATGCCAATTGGGACATCACTTGAGCTGGAAGAGGAATACCTAAATTTAATACAGCCGAATTGCAGTGGTGGTGACTTCAggcttaaaatcgataagccgggggttcgagaccaggcgagcaaaaaataaatagatttttaattcatcggcgcatgtggataacatcaccaccgctcgaaacggtgaaggacaacatcgtgaggaaaccggcatgtccgagaattaaaagaagttcgatgacatgtgacatctgccaacccgcacttggccaacgtAAAGAATTACagccctcataggaggcgtgtctcccagcagtgggaacatatatggactgatgatgatgatgatgaataaaacCAAAAGAAATTTAAGTACTCCTTTACAAGATACCGATTTAGGAGATTTATTGGTATGTAACCCAACGAAATTAACAAGCACGTTTATTAGCGATTGCTTCTTTATACAGTGATGGTTATTTAACATCAATTGATATTGATTTGTAGATCGATTTGTCGATTAATAGTCGTTAATTGGCTTTAGATATTTGATTGTCACACTTGCACATTCCTTAAAGAAATTGACCATCTGTTTAGATGATAACAATATACATGTTTTATGATGAATAACTTTCCTAACTAACTTTTTGAAATTGACAATAGTTCagtgtttgtaaaaaataggaactcttgaaaatattaaaaattcagaaATCGAGTCATatcaaacatatataatttcatataataagaCTTTACATACTAACCAACATCATCAACACCAAGAATTTTTCCAGCAATCACGCTACTCACTCCAACCGGCGTGAACCACATAACACCAGTCACCATTTTCATTATCACTTCGAATATTGCTTGAAAGAAATCGATCACAACCTGTCCTTTTGGTCCTAGAGTACCTAGCAAACTACCGAATACTAAACAGAAGAAAACTAATCCTAGGGTATTTGTTCCTGACCTGAAATTAACagattaaactattataaataatgaagagAAATCCTAATTGGGAAATTATATCCTTATATATTCCAAGATAATTTAAGTtcagaaatattaattgtcaCATAACGGTAAAGCAAGTAACAGAAAAACTTTTCCCTCAAACACATTAGCCAGAACACTTAAACTTAAGTAGCAATATGGAGttgtaaaatcaatattaccTATATTGTACCACTCGAACTAAAACTCGTTCCGTATCATTTTCCGTTGCATTGTTGGCAAAGAACGACTGAGGTTCCACATAAACTGTGTGAGCTTGTTGGAACGCCGCTTGCACGATATTGTCTGGGAAAATGTttctgaaagaaaaatatctcTTTATCATAACGTATTTAATACGACGATGTTCATAAACATATCACGTACCGGCCAATATCCAGAAGGCTATCCAATATGTTATGATCTCGATTCTGAACCACTCGTCCATTACTCTCCTTCAAATCAGATTCGCCTGGATGAATAAGCACGGCCAAGAGTATACCAAGGAATGCGTTAAACATTGAGGTCAAAACAAAGTATGATAACGTCCTTAAAGCTATTTTACCACTCATCTTTGCATTAAGGCTCGCGGAGCCAGCGATCAAGCTCGCTATAATTAATggtaaaatcattaatttcagGAGCCTCATAAATAACTCTCCGGGATACGATATAATCATGTGAGCATCTTGGCCCAGGCGATACGGTCGAAGACCAAATCCTGGAAATGAAATTAGCGtagtacataatttattttggatcgtttaaattctattcaaaatatatgtatttactgAGGATCGTAAAATTGGGACTGCAGGTGACACTTATGAGGTGGAtgttttaaacaacaaaagtaatataaaaatattattatgttaattaaaatgtttaattaaaaaaaaatcgaaatcaAAAGTCCCATTAActgttgataaataaaaatttaaataatttattactaataaagCCTTCTGATCTTCAATGCAATTCAGTTAAaccaattattttacatttctaaGTTTTCATAATGCGGAATTGTGCTACGTTAATtgatgtgattttattttataatcagttTGCATCGACCTTGAATTGTATTAAACTAAAGGTGAAAAGTCGTTTCTACgtaaaatttagtatttcGTATAGACAATTcaattaactaattaaaatatactcagAATCTAGATCTAGATCTAATGAAGGATAAATGTTTAGTAATCAATAATACTAACCTACAGCAATACCACTGAGGACACCAGCCAAAGTAACCACGAGCAAGGTATTATCCATGAACCACTTCCTCATTCCCGTATATTCGACAGGCGCAGTCCTACCTTCCGTAGTCTTCGGCCCCCTATCACCTGGGCCCATCTTTGCGAACAAATACTCTGAAATACGGTCACCTTTCTCCATTACAGgtgaaaatttcttttatagtCCAGATATCTGGACTTAATTGGGGTTATTTCGTTGATTCCAATTGTATGGCAGTTgtgaatatgatataaatggtTAATTCTTTTGTTCTAATGCTAGTTAAAATTTGGTTCAAGTATGCATATTTATGAGTTGGTCACTTCTTTTAATACGTTTTACGTGTTCTTTTGTCGATATTAGATTAGCCGTATGCACTTTACTTGCTCGCGCCGCTCCTAAACGCGATGTCTCGTATTAAATGGAAAACCGAGgcttttgttgtttttgtgtcAAACGCGAAGCCATACCGATATGCGCGCGCATAGCTCGCTTCAATCATTCACTGTTTTGTAATAGCATCAATGGATGAACTACATTAAATTATCGGTCATACGATTTCATTTAACGCATACTACAAGAAGCAATACATGCAATGAAGGTACGTTAAGGAAGTATTTCGTAGAATTGATTGTGACATGCGCAGTACAGTTGCTACGCATATAGCAACGTGACATATAGgtacatactaataaataatggaCTTTTTCCTGTACTATATATCTTTCAATGAATGCACTTGGGAGACAATGGTTTGGACTGGGGTgacaaaataagaataataatatgagtCGATATGCAATCGAATTATAACATTCTTCAATTTAACAAGTTACATGAAGGTTGTGAAAACTTCTACGTACTTTTTAGCAGTCATTTGCTATTCCTTTGTTTTTGTAGAGAGAACTaaagatatgtttttatataaaactgacaaggttttataaaaactcagTGAATTCATAGTCATAACAATTCATttaatcaatgtttttttcaGTTAAAACCTTCATCATCGCAAATTCTTCTGACTGCCGCAGTTGGTTTAATACTCtctttatttgctttaatCTTATAACCAATTTTACAACGCTCAACCAGTGCGACATTCACGAATTTATCATTCTGTCTCAAAATTGTCATTCTGTTTTCACGTCCTATTTTTAATGCTTTCATCATTCCAACTTTGTTGTCGGTTGATCGCATCGTCCACGTGCATGTCATTTTAACAAGTGTTCgattctattaatttaataatgctcTAATATCACTAATATTGTTATGTCACTGCCATTGATCATCTTGGCCTTACGTTGCCAatagtgtattaaaaataaacgtagtatattattagattAGATTTCTTGATACGTTGTAACAATACAATTTGCATAGCGTGAATACCACTGCACTATTCAATTGAGTCTTAGCTTTTCAAACAAATGAAATCTATTTTGTTTCCATTTATGATTGATATTGGGTTTGATATTGGGTCCTTGTTACCCCGAAAtaaggaatttattattattatgactcttTGGCGGAACTAATTACTGATTACAAACTTATTACCATATGTTACTTATGTTTACTTTATCATTtgataaaatgcaaaattacGGTGTCATTGAaccaaaaaattttaaaatttatgtaaaattaaaactttatatctCATTGAAATATGCAAATGACCTCTATGTTAAATTAGTTGCGTATAGAACTCAACTTAAATCCTTACAGCAAATATTGTACTGTAACGGAATATAGTAAGATTTAACAACGTAGCATGGTGCTTAATAGCGGACATTATGCACAAGCTCCGCGTTGCTCAACGAGATATGCTCGGGGTTTCTTTGCGAGATCGAATCAGAAATGAGGAGATCCACAAAAGGACTAATATGCATATTTCACCGGATAAGCAAGTTGAAATGGCGCTGGGATGGGCATATAACCCGCAGAACCGATGGCTATTGGGGCAGTACGGTTATTGA
Above is a genomic segment from Zerene cesonia ecotype Mississippi chromosome 19, Zerene_cesonia_1.1, whole genome shotgun sequence containing:
- the LOC119834666 gene encoding excitatory amino acid transporter isoform X2, yielding MGPGDRGPKTTEGRTAPVEYTGMRKWFMDNTLLVVTLAGVLSGIAVGFGLRPYRLGQDAHMIISYPGELFMRLLKLMILPLIIASLIAGSASLNAKMSGKIALRTLSYFVLTSMFNAFLGILLAVLIHPGESDLKESNGRVVQNRDHNILDSLLDIGRNIFPDNIVQAAFQQAHTVYVEPQSFFANNATENDTERVLVRVVQYRSGTNTLGLVFFCLVFGSLLGTLGPKGQVVIDFFQAIFEVIMKMVTGVMWFTPVGVSSVIAGKILGVDDVAQVMSQLAWFIATVAIGVFLYQLIVMQLLYFLFLRRNPYKFYWGLSHAMLTASATASTAAALPITFRAMEGPLHVDPRITRFVLPIGCNINMDGTALFLAVASVFICQMNGMHLGFAQLATVFLTSTAASVSSASVPSAAMVLLLVVLAAVDAPAHDVSLLFAVDWLVDRIRTTNNMLGDCYAAAIVEHMSKHELMACDAASMEPVATNGTLPTTTTDLDIVSCKKSLGSDDIVIDMHLNNITKS
- the LOC119834666 gene encoding excitatory amino acid transporter isoform X1, producing the protein MEKGDRISEYLFAKMGPGDRGPKTTEGRTAPVEYTGMRKWFMDNTLLVVTLAGVLSGIAVGFGLRPYRLGQDAHMIISYPGELFMRLLKLMILPLIIASLIAGSASLNAKMSGKIALRTLSYFVLTSMFNAFLGILLAVLIHPGESDLKESNGRVVQNRDHNILDSLLDIGRNIFPDNIVQAAFQQAHTVYVEPQSFFANNATENDTERVLVRVVQYRSGTNTLGLVFFCLVFGSLLGTLGPKGQVVIDFFQAIFEVIMKMVTGVMWFTPVGVSSVIAGKILGVDDVAQVMSQLAWFIATVAIGVFLYQLIVMQLLYFLFLRRNPYKFYWGLSHAMLTASATASTAAALPITFRAMEGPLHVDPRITRFVLPIGCNINMDGTALFLAVASVFICQMNGMHLGFAQLATVFLTSTAASVSSASVPSAAMVLLLVVLAAVDAPAHDVSLLFAVDWLVDRIRTTNNMLGDCYAAAIVEHMSKHELMACDAASMEPVATNGTLPTTTTDLDIVSCKKSLGSDDIVIDMHLNNITKS